The following are from one region of the Desulfuromonas acetoxidans DSM 684 genome:
- a CDS encoding YkgJ family cysteine cluster protein, whose translation MDNFDFIAYHKQIRRMVKPHLVDFERSSSAEAAMTSLLGRVEDDLEQRLTHEDRCRVACRAGCGSCCRVNVAVLRPEAVNIADYLRKTRSMSALRELKQRMKALCVAISGLDDDERIAVRKNCVFLDEAGSCSIYPVRPLLCRSITSTSAADCRDALAMHVFGESKPVMMNLMQKNLMNVAFQGLASAMEDHGLDAHGQELTAAVLPVLVEREASKELC comes from the coding sequence ATGGATAACTTTGATTTTATCGCTTACCACAAACAGATACGTCGCATGGTTAAACCGCACCTGGTTGATTTTGAGAGAAGTAGTAGTGCGGAAGCGGCAATGACATCTTTGCTAGGTCGGGTCGAAGATGATTTAGAACAGCGTCTTACTCATGAAGATCGTTGCCGTGTTGCCTGTCGGGCCGGTTGTGGTAGCTGTTGTCGGGTGAACGTGGCTGTATTGCGCCCGGAAGCAGTTAACATTGCCGACTATTTGCGCAAAACCCGCAGCATGAGTGCATTGCGTGAGTTGAAGCAACGAATGAAAGCGCTGTGTGTTGCGATCAGTGGTCTGGATGATGATGAGCGCATTGCCGTGCGAAAAAATTGCGTGTTCCTCGATGAGGCCGGCAGTTGCAGCATCTATCCGGTGCGTCCGCTGCTGTGTCGCTCCATCACGTCCACCAGTGCTGCGGATTGTCGCGATGCATTGGCCATGCATGTCTTTGGTGAATCAAAGCCGGTGATGATGAATCTGATGCAGAAAAATTTGATGAATGTTGCGTTTCAGGGCTTGGCCAGTGCCATGGAAGATCACGGCCTGGATGCCCATGGTCAGGAACTGACGGCGGCAGTACTGCCGGTGTTGGTCGAAAGAGAGGCGTCGAAAGAGCTGTGTTGA
- a CDS encoding LemA family protein has protein sequence MFKRLLMLLIVLPLLSSCGYNQIQSNEEAVFSAWGDVEATYQRRADLIPNLVETVKAYAAHEQETLQNVTAARATVGKTTLTTSDLGNAAQMQQFMQAQQQMSGALSRLLVVAERYPDLKASQNFRDLQHQLEGTENRINVARQRYNDAVQRFNTSIRTFPGNITNNLLLKLERKEPFKAAPGSEVAPQVKF, from the coding sequence ATGTTCAAACGTTTACTGATGTTACTTATCGTCTTGCCGCTGCTTTCTTCCTGCGGCTACAACCAGATTCAAAGCAATGAAGAAGCCGTGTTCAGCGCCTGGGGCGATGTTGAAGCCACGTATCAACGCCGTGCCGACCTGATCCCCAACCTGGTGGAAACGGTGAAAGCCTATGCCGCCCACGAGCAGGAGACCCTGCAGAATGTGACCGCAGCACGTGCCACGGTGGGTAAAACCACGTTGACCACCAGTGATCTCGGCAATGCCGCTCAGATGCAGCAGTTCATGCAGGCCCAACAACAGATGTCCGGCGCCCTGTCGCGTCTGCTGGTGGTCGCTGAGCGCTACCCGGACCTCAAGGCCAGCCAAAACTTCCGCGACTTGCAACATCAGCTTGAAGGGACGGAAAACCGCATCAATGTGGCTCGCCAGCGCTACAATGATGCCGTGCAGCGCTTCAACACCTCCATCCGCACCTTCCCCGGCAACATCACCAACAACCTGTTGCTGAAATTGGAACGCAAGGAGCCGTTTAAGGCCGCTCCCGGCAGTGAGGTCGCGCCGCAGGTGAAATTTTGA
- a CDS encoding TPM domain-containing protein: protein MRYLWLVLFSLLLCGATSLHAFEVPPSQGYVTDLAQLIDTTTERKLEQYLRSFENTDSTQLVVLTIPDLDGLPVEQAALEVAEQWQIGQREHDNGVLLLVARDDRKVRIEVGMGLEGRLTDLLAGRIVDQELLPHFRQGKYTDGIVAGVFAISDAVRGEYKGNGGDKKRDRNPFGLLFFLLFVLPIFLPGRRRSLFWFGGFGGGGGRGGFGGGGFSGGGGGFGGGGASGSW from the coding sequence ATGCGTTATCTATGGCTTGTCCTGTTCAGCCTGCTGCTGTGCGGTGCAACCTCACTGCACGCCTTTGAGGTGCCACCCTCGCAGGGTTATGTCACTGATCTGGCCCAGCTCATCGACACCACCACCGAGCGTAAGCTCGAACAGTATCTGCGCAGCTTCGAAAACACCGACTCAACGCAACTGGTCGTGCTGACTATCCCTGATCTCGACGGACTGCCGGTAGAACAGGCGGCACTGGAAGTGGCGGAACAATGGCAGATCGGTCAGCGTGAACACGACAATGGCGTGTTGTTACTGGTCGCCCGAGATGACCGCAAGGTGCGTATTGAGGTTGGTATGGGGCTTGAAGGCCGACTGACCGACCTGCTCGCCGGACGGATTGTCGATCAGGAGTTGCTGCCCCACTTTCGCCAAGGCAAATACACCGACGGCATTGTCGCCGGGGTCTTTGCCATCAGTGATGCGGTGCGCGGTGAGTACAAAGGCAATGGCGGCGACAAAAAGCGCGACCGTAATCCGTTTGGACTGCTGTTCTTCCTGCTGTTTGTTTTGCCGATCTTCCTGCCGGGACGACGCCGTTCCCTGTTCTGGTTTGGCGGCTTCGGCGGAGGTGGAGGCCGTGGCGGCTTTGGTGGCGGCGGATTCAGCGGAGGCGGCGGCGGTTTCGGCGGCGGCGGCGCCTCGGGGAGCTGGTAA
- a CDS encoding TPM domain-containing protein, translating into MTTTHSDEGHDNVMTSTSVTLSEAQQNEIRQAVAQAESNTSGEIVPLIVPCAGDYEHVEIRFGALLSMALTLLVLWWTPMVPLWGIAAVMAASYLLGRLVVRITPGLKHFLVGKATMNDTVSEKAFSLFIQQGLHYTRDATGILILVCLFEKRVEILADRGINEKVDHQQWQQAVDTIVEGLHQGTMVKSLCQAIDSCGTLLAEHCPQREDDENELPDLIVH; encoded by the coding sequence ATGACAACGACTCATTCTGACGAAGGACACGATAACGTCATGACTTCAACATCTGTGACTCTCAGCGAAGCTCAGCAAAATGAGATTCGCCAGGCCGTGGCGCAAGCCGAATCCAATACCAGCGGCGAAATTGTCCCCCTAATCGTCCCTTGTGCCGGCGACTACGAACACGTTGAAATCCGCTTTGGTGCATTGTTGAGTATGGCGCTGACACTACTCGTTTTATGGTGGACTCCGATGGTTCCTTTATGGGGCATTGCAGCCGTGATGGCGGCGAGCTACCTGCTCGGCCGTCTGGTTGTTCGAATCACGCCAGGGCTGAAACACTTTCTCGTCGGCAAGGCAACAATGAACGACACGGTGAGTGAAAAAGCCTTTTCACTTTTTATCCAGCAGGGGCTGCATTATACGCGCGATGCCACCGGCATCCTCATTCTGGTGTGTTTATTTGAAAAGCGGGTGGAGATTCTCGCCGACCGCGGAATTAATGAAAAAGTGGATCACCAGCAATGGCAACAGGCGGTGGACACCATTGTTGAAGGTCTGCATCAAGGGACCATGGTGAAAAGCCTGTGCCAGGCCATAGATTCCTGTGGTACACTTTTAGCTGAACACTGTCCACAGAGAGAAGATGATGAGAACGAACTTCCCGATCTCATCGTCCACTAG
- a CDS encoding nucleotidyltransferase family protein — MTLRAVGLITEYNPFHNGHAYHVRQARERSGADVVVAVMSGHYVQRGEPALIDKWRRAEMALRHGVDVVIELPFPLACNSAPLFGRGGVEILNAFAPHLDSLCFGSEQGELEPLQALARDWEEQPSDGADASHLRQGKTFPQARGESASEAAIADQPNTILGVSYLRALNDLNSPIRPLTIQRQGHGYHDAGLDGDGFVSATAIRHQLIQGKSIAGLAPVAAEGLLNEAKDTGMIVDMERWFAMLAQACLTLEEHDTSYLAPPGWAERMRDAALHATSYQELVDAIKARHLTRTRVQRILCHLLSGVDDALIEKLAQWGTPYLALLGATTRGEAFLSQTRKMMDRPVLGNLSRVSVRLRQFYAEQPEKLALAQRLVAIEDRMTRLYTLLLPGWQGKSRQWNYYQDALRLNVD, encoded by the coding sequence ATGACGTTGCGCGCCGTCGGGCTGATCACTGAGTACAATCCGTTTCACAACGGTCATGCCTACCATGTTCGCCAGGCTCGTGAGCGCAGTGGCGCTGATGTGGTGGTGGCGGTGATGAGCGGTCACTATGTCCAGCGCGGTGAACCGGCCCTGATCGACAAGTGGCGGCGCGCCGAGATGGCCTTGCGCCACGGAGTTGATGTGGTCATCGAATTGCCGTTTCCACTGGCCTGTAACAGTGCGCCACTGTTTGGCCGTGGTGGTGTGGAAATTCTCAATGCCTTTGCCCCGCATCTGGACAGCCTGTGTTTCGGCAGTGAACAGGGGGAGCTGGAGCCGTTGCAGGCGTTGGCGCGTGACTGGGAGGAGCAACCCTCCGATGGAGCGGATGCCTCTCACTTACGACAGGGGAAAACTTTCCCTCAGGCGCGCGGCGAATCGGCCAGCGAAGCCGCCATTGCCGATCAGCCCAATACCATCCTCGGGGTCTCCTATTTACGGGCTCTCAACGATCTCAACAGCCCGATCAGGCCTTTGACCATTCAGCGCCAAGGTCATGGTTATCATGATGCCGGACTTGATGGTGATGGTTTTGTCAGTGCCACGGCTATCCGCCATCAGTTGATCCAAGGTAAGTCCATTGCCGGTTTGGCCCCGGTTGCGGCTGAAGGCTTGTTGAACGAAGCGAAAGACACCGGCATGATTGTGGATATGGAGCGGTGGTTTGCTATGCTGGCTCAGGCCTGTTTGACCCTGGAGGAACACGATACCTCCTACCTTGCACCACCGGGCTGGGCCGAGCGGATGCGAGATGCGGCCTTGCACGCAACGAGCTATCAGGAGCTGGTTGATGCCATCAAGGCCCGCCATTTGACCCGCACCCGGGTTCAACGGATTTTGTGTCATCTGCTCAGCGGCGTGGATGACGCACTGATTGAGAAGTTGGCGCAATGGGGCACGCCTTACCTGGCCTTGCTTGGTGCCACGACCCGTGGCGAGGCATTTCTGTCGCAAACGCGCAAGATGATGGACCGCCCTGTGTTGGGGAATCTGTCACGGGTCTCTGTTCGGCTGCGGCAGTTTTACGCTGAGCAGCCGGAAAAACTGGCGTTGGCACAGCGGTTGGTGGCCATTGAAGATCGCATGACGCGTCTTTATACCTTGTTGCTGCCGGGGTGGCAGGGGAAGTCAAGGCAATGGAATTATTATCAAGATGCGTTGCGACTCAATGTTGATTAG
- the sfsA gene encoding DNA/RNA nuclease SfsA, producing the protein MNLPELKRATLLRRYKRFLADIEWPDGTTTTVHTPNTGSMRQCATPGATVLVSHSDNAKRKYPWTLEMIEVNGHWVDTNTQRSNKVVAEALKLGTIEGVQGYQVYPEKQLGDSRIDFLLEKPGQRMWLEVKNATLLITRACAGFPDAVTERGRRHLQELMKAVDQGDRAGVLFLVQRAEAQLFAAAAEIDPAYAEQLAVALEHGVEAFACQTQSDEKQTRIARRIPVQV; encoded by the coding sequence TGGCCGGACGGCACCACAACCACGGTACATACACCCAACACCGGTAGTATGCGCCAGTGCGCCACACCCGGTGCCACGGTCCTGGTCTCACACAGTGACAACGCCAAGCGTAAATATCCCTGGACGCTGGAGATGATTGAGGTCAATGGTCACTGGGTCGATACGAATACTCAGCGCAGCAATAAGGTGGTGGCCGAAGCTCTGAAATTGGGTACCATCGAGGGGGTGCAGGGCTATCAGGTGTACCCGGAGAAACAGCTCGGTGACAGTCGGATCGATTTTCTGCTGGAAAAACCCGGTCAGCGCATGTGGCTGGAAGTAAAGAACGCCACCTTGTTGATTACTCGCGCCTGTGCCGGATTTCCCGATGCCGTCACCGAGCGGGGGAGGCGCCATCTCCAGGAGCTGATGAAGGCGGTAGATCAGGGTGATCGTGCCGGAGTGCTGTTTCTGGTCCAGCGCGCTGAAGCCCAGTTGTTTGCCGCTGCCGCTGAGATTGATCCCGCCTATGCCGAGCAATTGGCCGTGGCTCTGGAGCATGGGGTGGAAGCCTTTGCTTGCCAGACCCAATCCGATGAAAAACAGACCCGCATTGCCCGGCGTATTCCGGTGCAAGTATGA